CCGATCCTGGCCGCCGACCGCGCGTCAATTGCGAAGCTAAACGCCCGGTTCGGCGCAATCGGCGAAAAGCTCGCCCGTGATTTCTGGCCCGGACCTTTGACGCTGGTCGTGGCGGCCGGCGGGACATGGGAAGGATTCCGCATTCCCGCCCATCCGCTTGCCCGGGCAATCATCAAGGCCGCCGGGGGCCTCTTGCGGGTAACCAGCGCCAATATGAGCGGCCACGAGCCGGCGCGAACAGCCGCCGAAGCCATCCGGCAACTGCGGGGAAAAGCGGACCTGGCGGTTGATGCCGGTCCTTCCCCCGCCGGAAAACCAAGCACCGTTGTTAAAATAGAAAATGAAAGAATCATTATTCTGCGGGAAGGCGCAATCCCGGGCGAAACAATTTACAACAGCGCCCATCGTCCGGCTTGCAAGAAAACCATTCTTTTTGTCTGCACGGGCAACATCTGCCGCAGCCCCATGGCGGAATACATGTTGCGCAGCCGGCTGGAGCCGGGTTCGCCATGGATTGTGCGCTCCGCCGGGCTGGCGGCCATAGACGGCCTTCCGGCGAGCGAGACGGCGGTAACCGCCATGAAAGAAACCGGCCTTGACGCAAGGCCGCACCGCAGCCAAGGGCTCACGCGTGAACTTGTTGACGCCGCCATCATAATTCTGGTAATGACTGAAAGCCAGGCCATGGAGTTGAAAAAACGTTTTCCGGCGGCGCGCGACCGGGTGCATTTGCTCGGCGCATTCCGCCCCCCCGCGCACGGAACTACCGGAGACGTCCCGGATCCGGTCGGCGGGAGTCTTGAAGTTTACCGCCGGACGCGCGACAATATCGCCGGCTGCCTGGCGGACCTGACGGAATACCTGAAAAATTATTGTAAAAAACAACCGTGTCCAATTTGAAAGGAAAAGACATGCGCATCGTCATAAGCTCCGATCACGGCGGTTTTCGCCTGAAAGAAGTTCTGAAAAGCCACCTTGCCGGCAAAAAAATTGAGACGGAAGATTTGGGATGCTTCAACGCCGATTCGGTTGACTACCCCGACTTTGCCGCGCGCGCCGCTGAGGAAGTGGCCATGAACCGGGCCGATTCGGGAATCGTAATCTGCACCACCGGCATCGGCGCCTCAATCGTCGCCAACAAATTCCCGGGCGTGCGCGCCGCGCTCTGCCTGAACCCGCACATGGCGAAAATGTCCCGCGCGCACAACAACGCCAACGTGCTGGCCCTCGGCGGCGCCCTGATAAACGAGGACGCGGCGAAAGAAACCGTTGATTGCTGGCTGGCAACCCGCTTTGACGCCGGCGAACGACACAGTCGCCGCGTGCGGAAAATTGAGGATTACGCGCAAAGCGCGAATGAAACCGCCGGCATCGCCAGAACCGATCCGGAAATTTACGCGGTTATCCGGGGCGAAGCCTCCCGCGAAAAGGACAATCTTGAGCTAATCGCCTCGGAAAATTACGCCAGCCGGGCAGTGCGGGAAGCGGCCGGATGCCTGATGACCAATAAATACGCCGAGGGTTATCCCGGCAAACGCTGGTATGACGGCTGCCAGTTCGTGGATAAAGCCGAACAACTCGCCATTGACCGCGCCAAAGAACTGTTCGGCGCGGAACACGCCAACGTCCAGCCGCACTGCGGCAGTTCCGCCAATCTGGCGGTCTATTTCGCGGCGCTCAATCCCGGCGACCGGGTGCTGGCGATGGATATCGCCCACGGCGGACATTTGACGCACGGAATGAAAACCAACCTTTCGGGACGGCTGTTTGACGTCCGCCATTACGGCGTCAGCCGCCGGACGGAACAGCTGGACTACGATGAAATCGCCGGACTGGCCCGCGAGCATCGTCCGAAACTGATCGTGGCCGGGGCAAGCGCTTATCCGCGCGCCATTGATTTTGAAAAATTCCGCGCGATAGCCGACAGCGTTTCCGCCTTGCTGATGGTTGACATGGCGCATATCGCCGGCCTGGTCGCCGCGGGCTGCCACCCGAGCCCGGTGCCTTACGCCGAGTTTGTCACCTCCACCACGCACAAGACCCTGCGCGGTCCGCGCAGCGGGCTGATTCTCTGCCAAAAGCGGTTTGCACAGGACATTGACCGCCAGATATTTCCCGGGATGCAGGGCGGCCCCCTGATGCACATTATCGCGGCCAAGGCCGTTTGTTTCCATGAGGCGCTGCAACCGGAATTCAAGCAATATCAACAACAGGTGCTCCGCAATGCGCGCGCGCTGGCGGAAACCCTGCAATCCGAAGGCTTAAGAATCATCTCCGGGGGCACGGACAACCATCTCATGCTCGCGGACCTGACGCCGATGAACATCACCGGCAAGGCGGCCGCGGTCGCGCTTGACAAGGCCGGGATCACGGCCAACAAGAACCTTATTCCTTTTGACGCCAAAAGCCCGTTTGTAACTTCCGGCATACGGCTCGGCTCACCGGCGGTAACCACCCGCGGCATGAAAGAGGAGGAAATGCGGCAGATCTCCGCCCTGATCATGGAAGCCTTGCGGAACATAAATGATGAAGGGGCGCTGGAGGCGGTCCGGCGGAAAGCAACCAACCTGACGAATAAGTTTCCGCTCCCCTAGCCTTCCACGGAATCACGTATAGCGCAAAATTTCCTCGGCGGTGGTGTAGCCGTCAAAAATATTCTGGATGCCGTCTTCGCGCAAGAGCCGCATACCCAGTTCAACCGCCTTGTTCCGGATTTCAATGGTGGGCTTTTTAGTGTTGATCAGCAAGCGGATCGGCTCGCTGATCGGCAGATACTCATAAATACCCTTGCGGCCCCGATAACCGGTGTCATGGCATTCAGAGCATCCCTTGCCGTAGTAAAAAGGCCGGCCGCCGGAGATTTTCTCGTTTAAATTCAAACGTTCAAGCATGGCTTTCTCGGGCTGAAACGGGGTTTTGCACTTCTTACAGATGGTCCGCACCAGCCGCTGGGCAAGGATTGATTCCAGCGTGGAAGAGATCAGGAAGGGTTCCACGTTCATATCAATCAGCCTGGTAATGGCGCCGGAAGCGTCATTGGTATGCAAGGTGGTCAGCACCAGGTGGCCGGTCAGCGAGGCCTGAATTGAGACCTGGGCCGTTTCCAGATCGCGGATTTCACCGACCATGATAATATCCGGGTCCTGGCGGAGGAAAGCGCGCAGACAGCGCAAAAAAGTAACGCCGATATCTTCGTTGGTCTGCACCTGCACGATGCCTTCAATGTCATACTCAACGGGCTCCTCAACCGTGAGGAGTTTTATATCCACGGAATTGATGCGCCGCAGGGCGGAATAAAGCGTGGTGGTCTTGCCGGAACCGGTCGGCCCGGTTACAATAATGATGCCGTTCGGCTTTTTGATATCAACATTGAAAGCGTCGTAAATCTCGGACGGCATGCCCAGGTTTTCAAGCTCCAGCGAAACGGTGGAACGGTCCAGGACGCGGAGCACGACGCTCTCGCCGAACTGGGTCGGCAGGGTTGAAACGCGGAAATCAATCTGCCGGCCGAGCATGGTCATCTGCAAACGGCCGTCCTGAGGCAGGCGGCGCTCGGCAATATTGAGATTGGACATGACCTTTATGCGGGAAATGACCGGCAGGGCAAGTTTCTTCGGGGGCGGCGACATTTCATAAAGAGCGCCGTCCACGCGGTAGCGGATTTTAAATTCGTTTTCAAACGGCTCAAAATGGATATCGGAGGCCTTAGCCTGGACCGCCTCGTAGAGAACCACGTTGACAAAACGAACAACGGGCTTGGCATTGGCGGCCTGTTCAATGCCGGTTTCATCGTCCTTGCCCTCCGCCAGCTCAATTACGCCGCCGGCCTCAATATCGGTCTCAAGGGCGGAAAGCATTTCGTTCATCGTCTCCTCGCCGTAGAACTTGTTGATAAAGTTTTTAACGTCACCCTCGCGGGCCAGGACAAAGGTAACATCCCTGGTCAGGACAAAACGGATTTCGTCCACAATTTCCGGGCTCAACAACTGCGAGACGGCCAGCACCACGGAATTTGAATCGGCGGAAATCGGGATGACGTTGTACATGCGGGCGACGCTGGGCGGAATGGATTTAATCATTTCTTCCGGAATATCGCGCTCCGCCAGTTTGACAACCGACGTGCCGAGATGGCTGGCGATCAGCACCAACAGGTCGTCTTCATTGATGATGCCCTTATCCAGGACTATCCGGCGCGCGGAATTGCCGGAGCTTTGCATTTCCGCGGCTATTTCTTCGGCCTGAGCATCCTTGACGATGCGGTGGTCAACCAGAAGCTGCAACAAAGGTTCGTATTTTACCATTTCCGGCATTGCTCCCGCCTTTCCCGGATTATCTCTGCCCGCCCTGGAGCTTTGCCGTCAGGGCGGTCGGATCCTGTGCTTTAATAATCATATTCTCGTAACTTATCATGCCTTTTTCAAACAATGACAACAAATAGGCATCCAGGGAAACCATGCCCCATTTTGCGCCGGTCTGGATATCGGAAATAATCCGGAAGGTCTTATTATCCCGGATCAGGGACTGGATGGAAGGCGTGGTGATCATCAGCTCAAAGGCGGCGACGCGGCCGGGCTTGTCTTTGCGGACAAGGAGCAGCTGGGAAATTGCGGCCACGAGGGTTGAAGCGAGCTGGGTGCGGATCTGCTCCTGCTGGTCGGTCGGGAACGCGTCAACAATCCTATCCACGGTGCGCGCCGCGCCGGTGGTATGCAGGGTGGCGAAAACGAGGTGGCCGGTTTCAGCGGCCGTAATGGCCGCCTCCATTGTCTCCAGGTCGCGCATTTCGCCCACCAGAATGACGTCGGGGTCCTGGCGCAAAGCGCGGCGCAAGGCCTCCTTGAAATTGGGCACATCCACCCCGATTTCACGCTGGGTAATTATGGAACGTTTATGCTGGTGATAATATTCAACCGGGTCTTCAATGGTAATGATATGGCAGTCGCGCTCGGAGTTAATCAGGTCAATCATGCTGGCAAGCGTGGTGGTCTTGCCGGAACCGGTCGGCCCGGTTACCAGGATCAACCCGCGCGGGCGATAAAGAAGATCCTTGACCTGGGCCGGCAGGCCGATCTGCTCAAGCGACATCAGGCTGGAGGGAATCTGGCGCAAAACCATGCCGATATTTCCCCGTTCCCGCAAAACGCTTACCCGGAAACGCGCCTGTTTGCCGAAACCGAAGCCGAAATCCACGCCCCCCATCTCGCGCACCTTTTGCTGATTGTTTTCGGAAGTGATGCTCTTCATCAGCCGTTCGGTGTCGTCCGGCTTCAAGGGCGGGCAATCCACCGCCTGCAAAGCGCCGTGCAGCCGCAGCATCGGCGGCAAGCCGACCGAAACGTGCAAATCCGAAGCGCCTTCCTCAACCACCATCGCCAGGAGATCGTTCATGCCATATGTGTTGTCCGTCATGCTTTCACCTTTTTGTCAATCAAAGCGCGCATCAGAAAACCAGCGGGTCAATCGCCCATCGTCACGCCGATTATTTCCTCCAGAGTTGTTATACCGGAAAGCACCTTGCGCAAACCGTCTTCGCGCA
This genomic stretch from Kiritimatiellia bacterium harbors:
- a CDS encoding L-threonylcarbamoyladenylate synthase, with translation MKLTRILKLLSVGAVDQKISAETAAVLKRGGVVIIPTDTVYGVAAGLQNAKGIEMLQRIKNRPAGKPIPILAADRASIAKLNARFGAIGEKLARDFWPGPLTLVVAAGGTWEGFRIPAHPLARAIIKAAGGLLRVTSANMSGHEPARTAAEAIRQLRGKADLAVDAGPSPAGKPSTVVKIENERIIILREGAIPGETIYNSAHRPACKKTILFVCTGNICRSPMAEYMLRSRLEPGSPWIVRSAGLAAIDGLPASETAVTAMKETGLDARPHRSQGLTRELVDAAIIILVMTESQAMELKKRFPAARDRVHLLGAFRPPAHGTTGDVPDPVGGSLEVYRRTRDNIAGCLADLTEYLKNYCKKQPCPI
- the rpiB gene encoding ribose 5-phosphate isomerase B; amino-acid sequence: MRIVISSDHGGFRLKEVLKSHLAGKKIETEDLGCFNADSVDYPDFAARAAEEVAMNRADSGIVICTTGIGASIVANKFPGVRAALCLNPHMAKMSRAHNNANVLALGGALINEDAAKETVDCWLATRFDAGERHSRRVRKIEDYAQSANETAGIARTDPEIYAVIRGEASREKDNLELIASENYASRAVREAAGCLMTNKYAEGYPGKRWYDGCQFVDKAEQLAIDRAKELFGAEHANVQPHCGSSANLAVYFAALNPGDRVLAMDIAHGGHLTHGMKTNLSGRLFDVRHYGVSRRTEQLDYDEIAGLAREHRPKLIVAGASAYPRAIDFEKFRAIADSVSALLMVDMAHIAGLVAAGCHPSPVPYAEFVTSTTHKTLRGPRSGLILCQKRFAQDIDRQIFPGMQGGPLMHIIAAKAVCFHEALQPEFKQYQQQVLRNARALAETLQSEGLRIISGGTDNHLMLADLTPMNITGKAAAVALDKAGITANKNLIPFDAKSPFVTSGIRLGSPAVTTRGMKEEEMRQISALIMEALRNINDEGALEAVRRKATNLTNKFPLP
- a CDS encoding GspE/PulE family protein; the encoded protein is MPEMVKYEPLLQLLVDHRIVKDAQAEEIAAEMQSSGNSARRIVLDKGIINEDDLLVLIASHLGTSVVKLAERDIPEEMIKSIPPSVARMYNVIPISADSNSVVLAVSQLLSPEIVDEIRFVLTRDVTFVLAREGDVKNFINKFYGEETMNEMLSALETDIEAGGVIELAEGKDDETGIEQAANAKPVVRFVNVVLYEAVQAKASDIHFEPFENEFKIRYRVDGALYEMSPPPKKLALPVISRIKVMSNLNIAERRLPQDGRLQMTMLGRQIDFRVSTLPTQFGESVVLRVLDRSTVSLELENLGMPSEIYDAFNVDIKKPNGIIIVTGPTGSGKTTTLYSALRRINSVDIKLLTVEEPVEYDIEGIVQVQTNEDIGVTFLRCLRAFLRQDPDIIMVGEIRDLETAQVSIQASLTGHLVLTTLHTNDASGAITRLIDMNVEPFLISSTLESILAQRLVRTICKKCKTPFQPEKAMLERLNLNEKISGGRPFYYGKGCSECHDTGYRGRKGIYEYLPISEPIRLLINTKKPTIEIRNKAVELGMRLLREDGIQNIFDGYTTAEEILRYT
- a CDS encoding type IV pilus twitching motility protein PilT; translated protein: MTDNTYGMNDLLAMVVEEGASDLHVSVGLPPMLRLHGALQAVDCPPLKPDDTERLMKSITSENNQQKVREMGGVDFGFGFGKQARFRVSVLRERGNIGMVLRQIPSSLMSLEQIGLPAQVKDLLYRPRGLILVTGPTGSGKTTTLASMIDLINSERDCHIITIEDPVEYYHQHKRSIITQREIGVDVPNFKEALRRALRQDPDVILVGEMRDLETMEAAITAAETGHLVFATLHTTGAARTVDRIVDAFPTDQQEQIRTQLASTLVAAISQLLLVRKDKPGRVAAFELMITTPSIQSLIRDNKTFRIISDIQTGAKWGMVSLDAYLLSLFEKGMISYENMIIKAQDPTALTAKLQGGQR